A single genomic interval of Lathyrus oleraceus cultivar Zhongwan6 chromosome 7, CAAS_Psat_ZW6_1.0, whole genome shotgun sequence harbors:
- the LOC127103816 gene encoding uncharacterized protein LOC127103816, producing MGSERRKALPFKAKMPDIANISRLLNELPACFRVTLQGKFGHILDLLSVDVQTPAITALAQFYDPPLRSFLFQDFQLTPTLEEFDRLLGLHMIGRTPYNRIGQVPEVEMLALSLNIPISDALANWKKRENLFGFWRDYLEEEEERLFVIHHWDALANILALLIYGLVLFPTHEGFIDSAAISIFWAVWKDKQSLVPPLLADTFHTLHTRHQKKNGMLICCLPLLYNWLISYVFKPDAYLSEMSIGEWARTLVSLSSKDIIWYRHKRNVEEIIISCGSFPNVPLIGSKGCISYNPMLALRQFGYPMHGKPNDKELEEMVLNYMGTNDPFLLRKIIQSWEKVHTKGTELVKKNDAARVPYQQWVSERIKVVKLPFSIEIPLKSTSPEPVPVSLDKVEELRAMVAKLGKEKDDLQSELYKETGKNMILKRKSNQRKELLEESRKKNRIEQDLKERVLECLDQADSGLGSLHDELAKAKRDGQEWKRWWDLATK from the coding sequence ATGGGTTCAGAAAGAAGGAAAGCATTACCATTCAAAGCCAAAATGCCAGATATTGCCAACATATCAAGACTTCTGAATGAACTTCCCGCATGCTTTAGGGTTACTTTGCAAGGAAAGTTTGGCCACATTTTGGATCTTCTCTCAGTAGATGTTCAAACACCAGCCATCACCGCTTtagctcagttctatgatcctccgCTTCGAAGTTTCTTATTCCAAGACTTTCAGTTGACTCCAACCTTGGAGGAATTCGACCGGCTCTTGGGATTACATATGATAGGAAGGACACCGTATAATAGGATTGGTCAGGTACCTGAGGTAGAGATGCTAGCCCTTTCCCTCAACATCCCCATATCTGATGCATTGGCTAATTGGAAGAAAAGGGAGAATCTCTTTGGTTTTTGGAGGGATTACctagaagaagaagaagaaaggtTGTTTGTGATACATCATTGGGATGCATTGGCAAATATACTAGCTCTTCTCATATATGGGCTAGTATTGTTCCCAACCCATGAAGGCTTTATAGATTCAGCTGCCATAAGTATCTTTTGGGCCGTTTGGAAGGATAAACAAAGTTTGGTTCCTCCACTACTAGCGGACACTTTTCATACTTTGCATACTCGACATCAAAAGAAGAATGGAATGTTGATATGTTGCCTTCCATTGCTCTATAATTGGCTTATCTCATATGTATTCAAGCCTGATGCTTACCTCAGTGAAATGTCCATTGGGGAGTGGGCAAGAACCCTGGTGTCTTTGTCTAGTAAGGATATCATTTGGTACCGACACAAGCGGAATGTTGAAGAAATCATTATCAGTTGTGGTAGTTTCCCAAATGTACCACTAATAGGATCTAAAGGTTGCATAAGCTACAACCCCATGTTAGCTTTGCGACAGTTTGGATACCCTATGCATGGGAAGCCCAATGATAAAGAGTTAGAAGAGATGGTTTTGAATTATATGGGAACCAATGATCCTTTTCTCCTCCGTAAGATCATTCAATCTTGGGAAAAGGTGCATACCAAAGGAACGGAACTAGTAAAGAAGAATGATGCAGCAAGGGTTCCTTATCAACAATGGGTCTCGGAGAGGATCAAAGTTGTGAAGCTCCCTTTTTCTATAGAGATTCCTCTAAAGTCTACTTCACCAGAACCAGTCCCTGTTTCTCTTGATAAGGtagaagaacttcgagccatggtaGCTAAACTTGGAAAGGAGAAAGATGATCTGCAATCTGAACTCTACAAAGAAACTGGGAAAAATATGATTCTCAAAAGGAAGAGTAACCAAAGGAAGGAACTTTTGGAGGAGAGTCGTAAGAAGAACAGAATTGAGCAAGATCTCAAGGAAAGAGTCTTGGAGTGCCTAGATCAGGCTGATAGTGGATTAGGTTCACTCCATGATGAGTTAGCTAAGGCTAAAAGAGATGGACAAGAGTGGAAGCGTTGGTGGGACCTAGCCACTAAGTAA